One genomic window of Streptomyces sp. NBC_00237 includes the following:
- a CDS encoding endo alpha-1,4 polygalactosaminidase has protein sequence MGSPPPSRPTPQPSPTASPTPTTSGGTSRPPSSSPPPRKGATTRPAARGIWQPRPGTAWQWQLDGRVDPRTDVPVYDIDGFVNSAADVARLHADGRKVICYVNAGAWEDFRPDKGDFPRSVLGGPNGWEGERWLDIRRIDVLRPLMERRFDMCKKKGFDAVEPDLMDAYLNDTGFPLTAAHQLTYNKLLASLAHERGLAVGLKNDLEQIPQLVRHFDFAVNEECAEFDECARLRPFITAGKAVFHVEYALPNGEFCADSRRLGLSSMRKNLGLDPWRRPC, from the coding sequence GTGGGCTCGCCCCCGCCGTCCCGCCCCACCCCGCAGCCCTCCCCCACCGCCTCTCCCACCCCCACGACATCGGGCGGCACGTCCCGCCCGCCTTCCTCCTCACCGCCACCCCGGAAGGGCGCCACCACCCGCCCCGCCGCCCGGGGCATCTGGCAGCCCCGCCCCGGGACCGCGTGGCAGTGGCAACTGGACGGCCGGGTCGATCCCCGTACCGACGTACCCGTCTACGACATCGACGGATTCGTGAACAGCGCGGCCGACGTGGCGCGGCTGCACGCCGACGGCCGCAAGGTGATCTGCTACGTCAACGCCGGTGCGTGGGAGGACTTCCGCCCCGACAAGGGCGACTTCCCGAGGTCGGTCCTCGGCGGCCCGAACGGGTGGGAGGGCGAGCGCTGGCTGGACATCCGCCGGATCGACGTACTGCGCCCGCTCATGGAGCGCCGCTTCGACATGTGCAAGAAGAAGGGCTTCGACGCGGTCGAACCGGACCTGATGGACGCCTACCTCAACGACACCGGCTTCCCCCTCACCGCCGCTCACCAGCTCACGTACAACAAGCTGCTCGCTTCCCTGGCTCACGAACGCGGTCTGGCCGTCGGCCTCAAGAACGACCTGGAACAGATCCCGCAGCTCGTCCGTCATTTCGACTTCGCGGTCAACGAGGAGTGCGCGGAGTTCGACGAGTGCGCACGGCTCCGTCCCTTCATCACCGCGGGCAAGGCGGTCTTCCATGTGGAATACGCCTTGCCCAACGGCGAGTTCTGCGCGGACTCCCGGCGGCTCGGTCTGTCCTCGATGCGCAAGAACCTGGGTCTGGACCCTTGGCGCAGGCCCTGCTGA
- a CDS encoding spherulation-specific family 4 protein: MSILLPLYAHPAVDPQAWRLAARAGDQVHGVVLNAADGPGELPDPAFASAAADLRAAGVPVLGYVDLDYGERPAPEIAADLARHVAWFGVDGWFFDRAPSERSALARCRRTVRSARRTGARTVVLNPGVHPAPGYARIADLIVTFEGHWTSYVTLFDRPRWTLRHPPELFCHLVYGVPRAMSQVAARTARTRGAAVCCAVGGELPNPWSALPPELLEHPS; the protein is encoded by the coding sequence GTGAGCATCCTGCTGCCGCTGTACGCGCACCCCGCCGTGGACCCTCAGGCGTGGCGGCTCGCCGCCCGCGCCGGCGACCAGGTCCACGGCGTGGTGCTCAACGCCGCCGACGGGCCGGGCGAGCTGCCCGATCCCGCGTTCGCCTCCGCCGCCGCCGACCTGCGCGCGGCGGGGGTGCCCGTCCTGGGGTACGTCGACCTGGACTACGGCGAGCGCCCGGCCCCCGAGATCGCCGCCGACCTGGCCCGGCACGTGGCGTGGTTCGGTGTCGACGGCTGGTTCTTCGACCGGGCCCCCTCGGAGCGTTCGGCGCTGGCCCGCTGCCGCAGAACCGTCCGGTCCGCGCGCCGCACCGGCGCGCGGACCGTGGTCCTCAACCCGGGGGTGCACCCCGCACCCGGCTACGCCCGCATCGCCGACCTGATCGTCACGTTCGAGGGGCACTGGACGAGTTACGTCACGCTCTTCGACCGCCCCCGCTGGACCCTGCGCCACCCCCCGGAACTCTTCTGCCACCTGGTGTACGGGGTACCGCGCGCCATGTCCCAGGTCGCGGCCCGCACCGCGCGCACGCGGGGCGCGGCGGTGTGCTGCGCGGTCGGCGGCGAACTCCCCAACCCCTGGTCGGCGCTGCCGCCCGAACTTCTGGAGCACCCGTCATGA
- a CDS encoding sugar phosphate nucleotidyltransferase, whose protein sequence is MHAVILAGGKGVRLRPYTTALPKPLVPIGDQHAILEIVLRQLSSAGFTSVTLAIGHLGHIIRAYVGDGERWGLKVDYATEESPLGTIGPLLNLREQLPESFLVMNGDILTDLDYADVLACHRASDAPLTIATYARQVRIDFGVLTTDESKVVAFTEKPSMDYRVSMGVYGVSRDTLAPYTPGLPLGFDELVLDLLRDGTPPHAYAFDGYWLDIGRPDDYDRANAEFTTHRSLLLKGA, encoded by the coding sequence ATGCACGCTGTGATACTCGCCGGAGGCAAGGGCGTCCGGCTGCGGCCGTACACCACGGCCCTGCCCAAGCCGCTCGTCCCGATCGGCGACCAGCACGCCATCCTGGAGATCGTGCTGCGCCAGCTGTCGTCCGCCGGATTCACCAGCGTCACCCTCGCGATCGGCCACCTCGGGCACATCATCCGCGCGTACGTCGGGGACGGCGAGCGCTGGGGTCTGAAGGTCGACTACGCCACCGAGGAGAGCCCGCTGGGCACCATCGGACCACTGCTCAACCTGCGCGAGCAGCTCCCCGAGTCGTTCCTCGTGATGAACGGCGACATCCTCACCGACCTCGACTACGCGGACGTGCTGGCCTGCCACCGCGCCTCGGACGCCCCGCTGACCATCGCCACGTACGCCCGCCAAGTACGCATCGATTTCGGGGTGTTGACCACCGACGAGAGCAAGGTGGTGGCCTTCACGGAGAAGCCGAGCATGGACTACCGGGTGTCGATGGGCGTGTACGGGGTCTCCCGCGACACCCTCGCGCCCTACACTCCGGGCCTCCCCCTCGGCTTCGACGAACTCGTCCTGGACCTCCTCCGGGACGGCACTCCCCCGCACGCCTACGCGTTCGACGGCTACTGGCTCGACATCGGCCGCCCCGACGACTACGACCGGGCGAACGCGGAGTTCACGACGCACCGTTCGCTGCTGCTCAAGGGAGCCTGA
- a CDS encoding SDR family NAD(P)-dependent oxidoreductase, which produces MTTSPLAAVTGAEGFIGSHLTEALVAAGFRVRAMAQYNSFSSYGWLETLSPDVLDQVEIVLGDVRDPGSVRALAEGAQAVYHLAALIAIPYSYQAPHSYVDTNVTGTLNVLEAVRALGTPRLVHTSTSETYGTAQTVPITEDHPINTQSPYAASKAGGDRLADSYYASFATPVVTLRPFNTFGPRQSMRAVIPTVIGQVAAGSRTITLGDLRPTRDFTFVKDTAQAFLSVGTAPAEDVVGRTFNAGTGGEISVGDLVRLIGKVMESDLDVREDEQRIRPANSEVMRLVADASRLTAATGWTPGHDLEQGLAATVEFFRDPANLARYKTDIYNI; this is translated from the coding sequence TTGACCACCTCACCGCTCGCCGCCGTCACCGGGGCCGAGGGCTTCATCGGCTCCCACCTGACCGAGGCCCTGGTGGCCGCCGGGTTCCGGGTGCGCGCCATGGCGCAGTACAACTCCTTCTCCTCGTACGGCTGGCTGGAAACCCTCTCCCCTGACGTCCTGGACCAGGTCGAGATCGTCCTCGGCGACGTACGCGACCCGGGTTCGGTACGGGCCCTGGCCGAGGGGGCTCAGGCCGTGTACCACCTGGCGGCGCTCATCGCGATCCCGTACTCCTACCAGGCCCCGCACAGCTATGTGGACACCAACGTCACCGGCACCCTCAACGTCCTGGAAGCCGTACGGGCGTTGGGCACTCCACGCCTCGTCCACACCTCCACCAGTGAGACGTACGGCACGGCGCAGACGGTGCCGATCACCGAGGACCACCCGATCAACACACAGTCCCCGTACGCGGCTTCGAAGGCGGGCGGCGACCGGCTCGCCGACAGCTACTACGCCAGCTTCGCCACACCGGTCGTCACGCTGCGCCCCTTCAACACCTTCGGCCCCCGGCAGTCCATGCGGGCGGTCATCCCGACCGTCATCGGCCAGGTCGCGGCGGGCTCCCGCACGATCACCCTGGGCGACCTGCGCCCCACCCGCGACTTCACCTTCGTCAAGGACACCGCGCAGGCATTCCTGTCGGTCGGCACCGCACCCGCCGAGGACGTGGTGGGCCGCACCTTCAACGCGGGCACCGGCGGCGAGATCTCGGTCGGCGACCTGGTGCGTCTGATCGGCAAGGTGATGGAGAGCGACCTCGACGTGCGTGAGGACGAGCAGCGCATCCGGCCCGCGAACTCCGAGGTGATGCGCCTGGTCGCGGACGCTTCCCGGCTGACCGCCGCGACGGGGTGGACACCGGGGCACGACCTGGAACAGGGGCTCGCCGCGACCGTGGAGTTCTTCCGCGACCCGGCGAACCTGGCCCGCTACAAGACGGACATCTACAACATCTGA
- the pelF gene encoding GT4 family glycosyltransferase PelF gives MHDPHRTPHSGAVRVTLLTEGTYPHSHGGVSVWCDQLVTGMPDVEFDVVAVTGTGREPLAWELPGHVRDVLSVPMWGPAPAGAEPRGRRRRRLTAAYERFLTALLDPGAEDGFAPALYEMAHAARDGLLSPALRGEAAVRVLTEVWNRPGLAVREAAPTVHDAVTATGLLEHALRPLSAPPPRTGVSHAVSGGVAVLPGLAALQLHGVPLLLTEHGVYLRERYLGYRTAPYRWPVKAVLLGFFRLLAEETYRKAALITPGNRYNRLWEEQGGAPPELIRTVYNGVDPAAFPPAGPEPERPTLSWAGRVDPIKDLETLIRAFAEVRAQLPNAVLRLFGGTPRGGEAYRERCEALAAELGHGDAVTFEGRVDDIKDAYAAGNVVMLSSISEGFPFTLIEAMSCGRATVSTDVGGVREAVGDAGLVVPPRDPSAMAAAALELLRAPARRAAMGEAARLRVIEQFTLRQTVDTFREIYVDLATGTPTGRTLDMTGRHLHAETVQLRQVAG, from the coding sequence ATGCACGATCCACACCGCACGCCGCACTCCGGTGCCGTGCGCGTCACCCTCCTCACCGAGGGCACCTATCCCCACAGCCACGGCGGCGTGAGCGTCTGGTGCGATCAACTCGTCACCGGCATGCCGGACGTGGAGTTCGACGTCGTCGCGGTCACCGGCACCGGCCGGGAGCCCCTGGCCTGGGAGCTGCCCGGTCACGTCCGCGACGTCCTCTCCGTGCCCATGTGGGGTCCCGCCCCGGCCGGTGCGGAGCCGCGCGGCCGTCGGCGCCGACGGCTGACGGCCGCGTACGAACGCTTCCTGACCGCACTGCTCGACCCGGGCGCCGAGGACGGGTTCGCGCCCGCCCTGTACGAGATGGCGCACGCCGCCCGGGACGGGCTGCTCAGCCCGGCGCTGCGCGGCGAAGCGGCGGTCCGGGTGCTGACGGAGGTGTGGAACCGGCCGGGGCTCGCGGTCCGCGAGGCAGCTCCGACCGTGCACGACGCGGTGACCGCCACCGGGCTCCTGGAGCACGCGCTGCGCCCGCTCTCCGCTCCCCCGCCGCGCACCGGCGTCTCGCACGCCGTCAGCGGCGGGGTGGCGGTCCTGCCCGGACTCGCCGCGCTCCAGCTCCACGGCGTACCGCTGCTGTTGACCGAGCACGGGGTGTACCTGCGCGAGCGCTACCTCGGCTACCGGACCGCTCCGTACCGCTGGCCGGTCAAGGCGGTGCTGCTCGGGTTCTTCCGGCTGCTCGCCGAAGAGACGTACCGCAAGGCCGCGTTGATCACCCCCGGCAACCGGTACAACCGACTGTGGGAGGAACAGGGCGGCGCACCACCGGAGTTGATACGCACCGTCTACAACGGCGTCGATCCCGCCGCCTTCCCGCCCGCCGGGCCCGAACCCGAAAGACCCACCCTGAGCTGGGCGGGCCGGGTCGACCCGATCAAGGACCTGGAGACCCTGATCCGTGCGTTCGCCGAGGTGCGGGCACAGCTTCCGAACGCCGTGCTGCGACTGTTCGGCGGCACGCCGCGCGGCGGCGAGGCGTACCGGGAGCGCTGCGAGGCCCTCGCCGCTGAGCTCGGACACGGCGACGCGGTGACCTTCGAGGGACGGGTCGACGACATCAAGGACGCGTACGCGGCCGGCAACGTCGTGATGCTGTCCAGCATCAGCGAGGGCTTCCCGTTCACCCTGATCGAGGCCATGTCGTGCGGGCGGGCCACCGTGTCGACGGACGTGGGCGGGGTGCGCGAGGCGGTCGGCGACGCGGGGCTCGTGGTACCGCCGCGCGATCCGTCGGCGATGGCGGCGGCCGCCCTGGAGCTGCTGCGGGCCCCGGCCCGTCGGGCGGCGATGGGCGAGGCGGCGCGGCTGCGGGTGATCGAGCAGTTCACGCTGCGGCAGACCGTGGACACCTTCCGGGAGATCTACGTCGACCTGGCCACCGGCACCCCGACCGGCCGGACCCTGGACATGACGGGTCGTCACCTGCATGCGGAGACGGTCCAGTTGCGGCAGGTGGCCGGATGA
- a CDS encoding AAA family ATPase, translating to MFERESELAAVDEALRALTGPRGSDTVGPDTAGPDAVGPHEPPRGGLLAVAGPAGLGKTTLLAETRRRAAALGCTVLSARGGDQEQAVAFHVARQLLQPQLAGESDAALRSRLGSWYDIVAPALGLCTATRGAPPDPQGLRDGLDWVLTHLAVRRAPLVVVVDDAHWADPESLSWLAAFAPRVEDLPMLLVVAYRPDELPHHAHQLSTLPGRAGHRPLGLAPLTGPATARLVRATLGRHADDAFCRACWDVTGGNPFETVELLAKAHARTLPPTAASVHLVPGIAAAVKGSGLVARLERLGAATVRFAWACAVLGTEISPGLAGNLAGLGTEAAADAVDRLREARVLAVPHTRDDGAGDPDAPLEFVHPLIATAIYRAIPDAFRVALHGQAAWCVVDAGLGSAAAARHLLETHPEADPWTVHHLRAAARETLRAGAPDAARRALARALREPPLTEERAAVLYELGCASLLTEPATTVNHLRAALEEPIADPALRQGIVYRLSQVLAHSDRLAEAGELLAHEARTATDARTRLRMQAEKFMWDAFRADEPDSPARSRRLARLADRLTGRDVTERYIIGLRAWDATLRGEDSSIPVRHAERALEGGLSWADDSRGFEVPVLSALVFMYADRPGRAEELFAPGIAEFERQGWRGAHLSFAYTLLGYIRLRRGRLAEAEDLVRAGVRLAERTGVRTPVQWYGLGALVEVLLARGKVEEATEVAERHGLREPFPAAVTFPDAQTVYGQLLLARGLPKEAAAELAAVGRRLEPRGIRNPGWCPWMLHLARAEAHDAPQRARATAQEAVARARQTGTPSVIGQALRVQAEVADAPAERVKLLEESVACLEASPAAYELTCSLFALGRELRRTARTEEAADHLYRALEGALQCHADGLAEAAREELSAAGLRPRRPQDTLSPTARERTAATLVD from the coding sequence ATGTTCGAGCGCGAGAGTGAACTGGCCGCAGTGGACGAGGCGTTGCGCGCCCTCACGGGCCCGCGCGGGAGTGACACCGTCGGCCCTGACACCGCCGGCCCGGACGCCGTCGGCCCGCACGAACCGCCGCGCGGCGGACTCCTCGCCGTCGCGGGGCCCGCGGGCCTCGGCAAGACGACCCTGCTCGCCGAGACCCGGCGCCGCGCCGCCGCCCTCGGCTGCACCGTCCTGTCCGCACGCGGCGGCGACCAGGAGCAGGCCGTCGCCTTCCACGTCGCCCGCCAGCTCCTCCAGCCCCAGCTCGCCGGGGAGTCCGACGCCGCACTCCGCTCCCGGCTGGGCAGTTGGTACGACATCGTCGCCCCCGCCCTCGGGCTGTGCACCGCCACCCGGGGCGCACCGCCCGACCCCCAGGGCCTCCGCGACGGACTCGACTGGGTCCTCACCCACCTCGCCGTCCGGCGCGCACCCCTGGTCGTCGTCGTGGACGACGCGCACTGGGCCGACCCCGAGTCGCTGAGCTGGCTCGCCGCGTTCGCCCCACGCGTCGAAGACCTCCCCATGCTCCTGGTCGTCGCCTACCGCCCCGACGAACTCCCCCACCACGCACACCAGTTGAGTACGCTCCCCGGCCGCGCCGGACACCGCCCGCTCGGCCTCGCCCCGCTCACGGGACCGGCCACCGCACGCCTGGTCCGCGCCACCCTCGGCAGGCACGCCGACGACGCCTTCTGCCGCGCCTGCTGGGACGTCACCGGCGGCAACCCCTTCGAGACCGTCGAACTCCTCGCCAAGGCCCACGCGCGCACACTCCCGCCCACCGCCGCCAGCGTCCACCTGGTCCCCGGCATCGCCGCCGCCGTCAAGGGCAGCGGCCTCGTCGCCCGCCTGGAACGCCTGGGCGCCGCCACCGTCCGCTTCGCCTGGGCCTGCGCCGTCCTCGGCACCGAGATATCCCCCGGCCTGGCCGGCAACCTCGCCGGACTCGGCACCGAGGCCGCGGCCGACGCGGTCGACCGCCTGCGCGAGGCCCGCGTCCTCGCCGTACCGCACACCCGCGACGACGGCGCGGGAGACCCGGACGCGCCCCTGGAGTTCGTGCACCCGCTGATCGCCACCGCCATCTACCGGGCCATACCGGATGCCTTCCGGGTCGCCCTGCACGGACAGGCCGCCTGGTGCGTCGTCGACGCCGGACTCGGCTCGGCCGCCGCCGCCCGCCACCTCCTGGAGACCCACCCGGAGGCCGACCCCTGGACGGTCCACCACCTGCGCGCGGCCGCCCGTGAAACGCTCCGCGCCGGAGCCCCCGACGCGGCCCGCCGGGCCCTCGCCCGAGCACTCCGCGAACCCCCACTGACGGAGGAACGAGCAGCGGTCCTCTACGAGTTGGGCTGCGCGTCGCTCCTCACCGAACCCGCCACCACCGTCAACCACCTCCGCGCCGCCCTCGAAGAGCCGATCGCCGACCCCGCCCTCCGGCAGGGCATCGTCTACCGGCTCTCCCAGGTGCTCGCCCACAGCGACCGCCTCGCCGAAGCCGGTGAACTCCTCGCCCACGAGGCCCGCACCGCCACCGACGCCCGCACCCGGCTCCGTATGCAGGCGGAGAAGTTCATGTGGGACGCCTTCCGGGCCGACGAACCGGACTCACCGGCCCGCTCCCGCCGCCTGGCCCGCCTCGCCGACCGCCTGACCGGCCGCGACGTCACCGAGCGGTACATCATCGGGCTGCGCGCCTGGGACGCCACCCTGCGCGGCGAGGACTCAAGCATCCCCGTCCGCCACGCCGAACGGGCCCTGGAAGGCGGCCTGAGCTGGGCCGACGACAGCAGGGGCTTCGAAGTCCCGGTGCTCTCCGCCCTGGTCTTCATGTACGCCGACCGCCCCGGCCGCGCCGAAGAGCTCTTCGCGCCCGGCATCGCCGAGTTCGAGAGGCAGGGCTGGCGCGGCGCGCACCTCTCCTTCGCGTACACCCTCCTCGGGTACATACGGCTGCGCCGGGGCCGCCTGGCCGAGGCCGAGGACCTCGTCCGCGCCGGAGTGCGCCTCGCCGAACGCACGGGCGTCCGCACCCCCGTCCAGTGGTACGGGCTCGGCGCGCTCGTCGAGGTCCTGCTCGCCCGGGGCAAGGTCGAGGAGGCCACGGAGGTCGCGGAACGGCACGGCCTGCGGGAACCGTTCCCGGCGGCGGTGACCTTCCCCGACGCGCAGACGGTGTACGGCCAACTGCTCCTGGCGCGGGGACTCCCGAAGGAGGCGGCGGCCGAACTGGCCGCAGTGGGACGCCGGTTGGAGCCGCGCGGCATCCGCAACCCCGGCTGGTGCCCCTGGATGCTGCACCTCGCGCGTGCCGAGGCGCACGACGCGCCCCAGCGGGCCCGGGCCACCGCGCAGGAGGCGGTCGCCCGTGCCCGGCAGACCGGTACGCCCTCGGTCATCGGCCAGGCGCTGCGCGTCCAGGCGGAGGTGGCCGATGCCCCGGCCGAACGGGTCAAGCTCCTGGAGGAGTCGGTGGCGTGCCTCGAAGCGTCCCCGGCCGCCTACGAACTCACCTGCTCGCTCTTCGCCCTGGGCCGCGAACTGCGCCGGACGGCGCGGACGGAGGAAGCGGCGGATCACCTGTACCGGGCCCTTGAGGGGGCACTCCAGTGCCACGCCGACGGCCTCGCGGAGGCCGCCCGCGAGGAACTGTCCGCCGCGGGCCTTCGCCCGCGCCGCCCACAGGACACACTCAGCCCGACCGCACGGGAGCGGACAGCGGCGACCCTCGTCGACTAG
- a CDS encoding alpha/beta fold hydrolase, which translates to MTHFLLVPGGYTGAWIWRDTAHHLRERGHHPHPLTLTGLGDRRHLATPSTTLATHVADVLQALDHLDPADPSEPTVLVGHSYGIHPAVGAALRRPGRIDRLVFLDAAMPAHGLSVIDANPDPTYRTRLRERAESLDGWRLPVPALHDTQLWGSLAEVSEPDLKRMEQLAAPQPLATLEQPLDLPADTPWPPFSAVFCTRGGFASTAAIQALVATGDPRFHRLADPTAGYFDLDTGHYPMLSRPAELADVLIRAAAGEGHRLHTGPQQP; encoded by the coding sequence ATGACCCACTTCCTCCTGGTCCCCGGCGGCTACACCGGAGCCTGGATCTGGCGCGACACCGCCCACCACCTCCGGGAGCGGGGCCACCACCCCCACCCCCTCACCCTCACCGGCCTCGGCGACCGCCGTCACCTCGCGACCCCCTCGACCACCCTCGCCACCCACGTCGCGGACGTCCTCCAGGCCCTCGACCACCTCGACCCCGCCGACCCCTCCGAGCCGACCGTCCTCGTCGGTCACAGCTACGGCATCCACCCCGCCGTCGGCGCCGCCCTCCGCCGCCCCGGACGCATCGACCGGCTGGTCTTCCTCGACGCGGCCATGCCCGCCCACGGCCTCTCCGTGATCGACGCCAACCCCGACCCCACCTACCGCACCCGCCTGCGCGAGCGCGCGGAAAGCCTCGACGGCTGGCGGCTCCCGGTCCCCGCCCTGCACGACACCCAGCTCTGGGGCTCCCTCGCCGAGGTTTCCGAACCCGACCTCAAGCGGATGGAACAGCTCGCCGCCCCCCAGCCCCTCGCCACCCTCGAACAACCACTGGACCTTCCCGCCGACACCCCCTGGCCCCCCTTCAGTGCCGTCTTCTGCACGCGCGGCGGCTTCGCGTCCACCGCCGCGATCCAGGCACTCGTCGCCACCGGAGACCCCCGCTTCCACCGGCTCGCCGACCCCACAGCGGGCTACTTCGACCTCGACACCGGCCACTACCCGATGCTGTCGCGCCCCGCGGAACTCGCCGACGTACTGATCCGCGCGGCCGCAGGCGAGGGACACCGGCTGCACACGGGGCCGCAGCAGCCCTGA
- a CDS encoding N-acetylmuramoyl-L-alanine amidase — translation MAAPEADALQRVFAAAAARYRVPADVLLAVSYLQSRWDSHAGAPSVGGGYGPMHLTDERTTSPQLAAGAGMLAQAAGLTGLSVAELRSDPAANVRGGAALLAAAQRHVGRAPSADPARWREAIALFSGAQEPSAARTYTDEVYAVMRAGQHRTNDDGQRVALAAPVDADRNAASFAGAGGAPHTGPVECPLSVSCEWIPAPYKKLDGSSDGDYGNHDLADRDRDASVDYIVVHDTEGSWKTALRLVQKPDYVSWQYTLRSFDGHVAQHVPLKDVAWHAGNWYTNAKSVGLEHEGILTAPDAWYTEAMYRSSARLTRYLAAKYDIPLDRQHVIGHDNVPGGTPEAVRGMHTDPGPYWDWAHYFELLGKPFVPTAGPDSAVVTVRPPYAAHRPPYTGCGKKPAEPCPEHASGAVRLHTAPDAAAPLVRDIGRGTDSTTGVNDTGARASTGQSFAVAERRGEWTAIWYLGQKVWFHNPAERPTAVNTEGRLLTAREGLESVPVYGRAYPEASAYPADVPVQPVVPLTYRVLAGQRYVVGERVPGEYFYAKDYGKPGRVVRGTEEYYEIQYGHRIGYVKESDVRVLGD, via the coding sequence GTGGCCGCGCCCGAGGCCGACGCGTTGCAACGCGTGTTCGCCGCTGCCGCCGCCCGGTACCGCGTTCCGGCGGACGTCCTGCTGGCCGTCTCGTACCTCCAGTCGCGCTGGGACTCGCACGCGGGTGCGCCGAGCGTGGGGGGAGGTTACGGCCCGATGCATCTGACGGACGAGCGGACGACCTCGCCCCAACTCGCCGCCGGGGCGGGCATGTTGGCGCAGGCGGCAGGTCTCACCGGGCTGTCCGTGGCGGAGCTGCGCAGCGATCCGGCCGCCAACGTACGGGGCGGAGCCGCGCTCCTCGCCGCCGCGCAGCGGCACGTGGGGCGGGCCCCGAGCGCCGATCCGGCCCGCTGGCGTGAGGCGATCGCCCTGTTCTCCGGGGCACAGGAGCCCTCGGCGGCCCGGACATACACGGACGAGGTGTACGCGGTGATGCGGGCGGGTCAGCACCGTACGAACGACGACGGACAGCGCGTGGCACTGGCCGCACCGGTGGACGCGGACCGTAACGCCGCCTCTTTCGCCGGCGCCGGGGGCGCGCCGCACACCGGTCCCGTGGAGTGTCCGCTCTCCGTCTCCTGCGAGTGGATTCCCGCCCCGTACAAGAAACTTGACGGGTCGTCGGACGGGGACTACGGCAATCACGACCTGGCTGACCGCGACCGTGACGCCAGTGTCGACTACATCGTCGTGCACGACACGGAGGGGTCCTGGAAGACCGCGCTGCGGCTCGTCCAGAAGCCCGACTACGTCTCCTGGCAGTACACCCTGCGCTCCTTTGACGGGCACGTCGCCCAGCACGTACCGCTGAAGGACGTCGCCTGGCACGCCGGGAACTGGTACACGAACGCCAAGTCGGTCGGCCTGGAGCACGAGGGGATCCTGACCGCACCGGACGCCTGGTACACCGAGGCCATGTACCGGTCGTCGGCCCGGCTCACCCGGTACCTGGCGGCGAAGTACGACATCCCGCTCGACCGGCAGCACGTCATCGGCCACGACAACGTGCCCGGAGGGACCCCGGAGGCGGTGCGCGGCATGCACACCGACCCCGGTCCGTACTGGGACTGGGCGCACTACTTCGAGCTGCTGGGCAAGCCCTTCGTGCCGACGGCGGGGCCGGACAGCGCGGTGGTGACCGTGCGCCCCCCGTACGCGGCGCACCGCCCGCCGTACACCGGTTGCGGGAAGAAGCCCGCCGAGCCGTGCCCTGAGCACGCGTCGGGCGCGGTCCGGCTGCACACCGCGCCGGACGCGGCGGCTCCGCTGGTCAGGGACATCGGGCGGGGCACGGACTCGACGACCGGCGTCAACGACACGGGGGCCCGTGCCTCCACCGGCCAGAGCTTCGCGGTGGCGGAGCGGCGCGGGGAGTGGACGGCGATCTGGTACCTCGGCCAGAAGGTCTGGTTCCACAATCCGGCGGAGCGGCCGACCGCGGTGAACACGGAGGGCCGGCTGCTCACCGCGCGGGAGGGGCTGGAGTCGGTGCCGGTGTACGGCAGGGCCTATCCGGAGGCGTCCGCGTACCCGGCGGACGTGCCCGTACAGCCGGTCGTCCCGCTGACGTACCGCGTTCTGGCAGGTCAGCGGTACGTCGTCGGGGAACGTGTGCCCGGCGAGTACTTCTACGCGAAGGACTACGGGAAGCCGGGGCGAGTGGTCCGGGGCACGGAGGAGTACTACGAGATCCAGTACGGGCACCGGATCGGGTACGTGAAGGAGTCGGACGTGCGGGTGCTGGGCGACTGA
- a CDS encoding GlsB/YeaQ/YmgE family stress response membrane protein yields MGIIAWILIGLLAGAIAKALMPGKDPGGCLVTMLIGIVGGLLGGWLGKVIFGVESINGFFSLSTWVAAVIGSVIVLALYRVVAGRKG; encoded by the coding sequence GTGGGCATCATCGCGTGGATTCTGATCGGGCTGCTCGCCGGAGCCATCGCCAAGGCCCTGATGCCGGGCAAGGACCCGGGCGGCTGCCTGGTGACCATGCTGATCGGCATCGTGGGCGGTCTGCTGGGCGGCTGGCTCGGCAAGGTGATCTTCGGGGTCGAGTCGATCAACGGCTTCTTCTCCCTGTCGACGTGGGTCGCGGCGGTCATCGGTTCGGTGATCGTGCTGGCCCTCTACCGCGTGGTCGCGGGGCGCAAGGGCTGA